The following proteins are co-located in the Rhodococcus opacus B4 genome:
- a CDS encoding glycine cleavage system protein H, translating into MRARQIPSDRRFTATHGWVALPPGQNFSDFPLRAGVTDRALDDIDVVGVDLPAVRSTVDAGSPCAVIWSSARTAVTVYAPISGLITMTNGDASADPALVAEDPFHRGWLFAILPTASSSTYGLLTPAQYATELSETVTL; encoded by the coding sequence ATGAGAGCTCGACAGATTCCCTCGGATCGACGGTTCACGGCCACGCACGGCTGGGTGGCCCTCCCACCGGGACAGAACTTCTCCGACTTCCCCTTGCGGGCAGGCGTCACCGACCGCGCTCTCGACGACATCGACGTGGTCGGCGTCGACCTGCCTGCAGTGCGAAGCACTGTCGACGCGGGTTCCCCCTGCGCCGTGATCTGGTCGTCCGCGCGGACCGCCGTCACGGTGTACGCGCCGATCAGCGGCCTGATCACGATGACGAACGGTGACGCCTCCGCGGACCCGGCGCTCGTCGCCGAAGATCCGTTTCACCGTGGCTGGTTGTTCGCCATCCTGCCGACCGCGTCGTCGTCCACGTACGGCCTGCTGACCCCCGCGCAGTACGCGACCGAACTCAGCGAGACGGTGACCCTGTGA
- a CDS encoding L-serine ammonia-lyase: MTISVFDLFSVGVGPSSSHTVGPMRAAARFVADLHTLGAFDDVTDVRVDLYGSLAATGAGHGTMSAVLLGLEGYRPETIETEEMEQRLESMRTTRRIALGGSHHIALAEDEIVLHPLTILPFHPNGMTVTAYAAGNVEIHRETYFSIGGGFVVTEAESTEHRPAPASGSSFGSAKELLDICARHGYRISQVMLEFESETRSAEEIRDRLLHIRDVMVECERRGISRDGLLPGALRVRRRARDWYLRLDQEDPHRDPAFAEDWVNLVALAVNEENAAGGRIVTAPTNGAAGIIPAVLHYAVHYTPAGRADPDETAVRFLLAAGAVGSLYKERASISGAEVGCQGEVGSAASMAAAGLAEILGGTPAQVENAAEIAMEHSLGLTCDPIEGLVQIPCIERNAISAGKAINAARMALRGDGTHRVSLDQVIETMRSTGADMLSKYKETSTGGLAVNVPVNYVEC; encoded by the coding sequence GTGACGATCAGCGTGTTCGACCTGTTCTCCGTCGGTGTCGGCCCCTCGAGTTCGCACACCGTCGGGCCCATGCGCGCGGCCGCCCGTTTCGTGGCCGACCTGCACACGCTCGGCGCGTTCGACGACGTCACCGATGTCCGCGTCGACCTGTACGGCTCACTCGCCGCGACCGGCGCCGGCCACGGGACGATGTCCGCAGTTCTGCTCGGACTCGAAGGGTACCGGCCCGAGACGATCGAAACCGAGGAGATGGAGCAGCGACTCGAGTCGATGCGGACCACGCGGCGCATCGCGCTCGGCGGTTCGCACCACATCGCGCTGGCCGAGGACGAGATCGTGCTTCACCCGCTGACGATCCTGCCGTTCCACCCGAACGGGATGACGGTGACGGCGTATGCGGCCGGGAACGTGGAAATCCATCGGGAGACGTACTTCTCGATCGGTGGCGGGTTCGTGGTCACCGAAGCCGAGAGCACGGAACACCGGCCGGCGCCGGCGAGCGGGTCGTCGTTCGGGTCCGCGAAGGAACTCCTCGACATCTGCGCGCGGCACGGTTACCGCATCAGCCAGGTCATGCTCGAGTTCGAGAGCGAAACCCGCTCGGCCGAGGAAATCCGAGACCGGCTGCTCCACATCCGCGACGTCATGGTCGAGTGCGAGCGGCGCGGAATCTCCCGCGACGGACTCCTTCCCGGCGCCCTGCGCGTCCGGCGTCGCGCCCGGGACTGGTATCTCCGGCTCGATCAGGAAGACCCGCACCGTGATCCCGCGTTCGCGGAGGACTGGGTCAACCTCGTCGCGCTCGCGGTCAACGAGGAGAACGCGGCGGGTGGGCGCATCGTCACTGCCCCCACAAACGGCGCCGCGGGCATCATTCCCGCCGTCCTGCACTACGCCGTCCACTACACGCCCGCCGGCCGGGCCGACCCGGACGAGACCGCAGTCCGGTTCCTCCTCGCGGCCGGCGCGGTCGGATCCCTGTACAAGGAGCGGGCATCGATCTCCGGCGCCGAAGTCGGCTGCCAGGGCGAGGTGGGTTCGGCGGCGTCGATGGCAGCCGCAGGGCTCGCCGAGATCCTCGGCGGCACACCGGCACAGGTGGAGAACGCCGCGGAGATCGCCATGGAGCACAGCCTCGGCCTCACCTGCGACCCCATCGAAGGCCTCGTCCAGATTCCGTGCATCGAGCGGAACGCGATCTCGGCGGGCAAGGCCATCAACGCCGCCCGGATGGCCCTGCGCGGCGACGGCACCCACCGCGTCAGCCTGGACCAGGTGATCGAGACGATGCGGTCGACCGGCGCCGACATGCTGTCGAAGTACAAGGAGACGTCCACCGGCGGTCTCGCAGTCAACGTTCCGGTCAACTATGTCGAGTGCTGA
- a CDS encoding serine/threonine-protein kinase: MANDDPWATQRQTDITSELAAAGFDDAVEIGRGGFGVVYRCLQEDLDRTVAVKVLTSNLDPDNVTRFVREQRAMGRTSGHPNIVAVYQIGVTRSGRPFLVMPYHSFGSLDAQIRRSGPLGWQDVLRLGIKISGALETAHRGGMLHRDVKPANILLTEYDEPQLTDFGIARVSGGFETTAGSITGSPAFTAPEVLEGRPPTVESDVYSLGSTLFCALTGHAAYERRSGEQVVGQFLRISTQAVPDLRDAGIPGDVCSAVEHAMSRAVEDRPGGAADFGNELRAVERRNGLTVDDMYIPIRRAPEQSTDIAGESTRSRGTGLPYNVRTPPTPPAPVTKFRPPTTTRRLVPRRRLITALRAGRDRRLTLVHAPAGFGKSSLVAQWRDDLVEAGTAVAWLTVDRDDNHLVWFLSHLVEAIRRVRPEVVGELGQALEEHGGTVERFVLTSLINRLHDSGEALVVVIDDWHRITDAGPVDAMTFLLDNGCHHLKIVVASRSRAGLPLSRMRVLDELNEIDSGELAFDFDESQNFLSDRVRVPLDDTDVEQLRDSTDGWIAALQLASLSLREAGSPENLIEQLRAGTDAIGEYLAENVLDALEPDMLDFMLATSVPGKVCGDLASALAGVPDGQAKLEQVAARDLFLGRTGDDRQWYRYHHLFAQILHQRLERDHPGRITDLHRRAHDWFRERHLLREAVDHILAAGEPQRAVELLEEDDLYLLDRSQMSTLLCLIAKLPAELVASRPRLQLTIGWANCELQRLELAQAARTRALEQLDAGEMPERRAAELRVEADVLQGDIEATADRIEGVRDLVAECLAQPAEYHPFVVSMAALIETYVDCYEFRFEDAYRRQSWAAPYHRQNTGPYSVAYGYCFAGLAKFEQLDLGGAMELYRRAFDLVREAANTQSPHARLTRALLAEVHYEQGRVDEAEELLNESFDAAALGGAADFMIRHYCLGARIMAVRGDREAAARRLDEGARTAETFSLPRLRAAVDAERVRIGLPPGPGFVAVTHETRRTPADGIGLATAQLEEESAIRLLEAQGDPGAAERACEWANDWVRELDGTGRHRARLQAVRLLVACLWAAGRVEEAQAALLPAAVDCARHDLIRFLPDGGPNVVAALSALTRNDHPGLPRAFTEAVLAAANRPPASRGATAPAASRSGRG, from the coding sequence ATGGCGAACGACGATCCGTGGGCAACCCAGCGCCAGACGGACATCACGTCGGAGCTGGCAGCGGCGGGGTTCGACGATGCCGTGGAAATCGGCCGCGGCGGGTTCGGGGTCGTGTACCGCTGCCTGCAGGAAGACCTCGATCGCACGGTCGCCGTCAAAGTCCTGACGTCGAACCTCGATCCCGACAACGTGACGAGGTTCGTGCGGGAGCAACGGGCGATGGGCCGCACGTCCGGCCACCCGAACATCGTCGCCGTCTACCAGATCGGGGTCACCCGGAGCGGGCGCCCGTTTCTCGTCATGCCGTACCACTCTTTCGGTTCCCTCGACGCGCAGATCCGTCGTTCGGGGCCTCTCGGGTGGCAGGACGTGCTGAGGCTCGGGATCAAGATCTCCGGCGCCCTCGAGACCGCGCATCGCGGTGGGATGCTCCACCGCGACGTCAAGCCGGCGAACATCCTGCTCACCGAATACGACGAACCGCAGTTGACCGACTTCGGCATCGCCCGCGTCTCGGGTGGATTCGAGACGACGGCCGGCTCGATCACCGGCTCCCCGGCGTTCACTGCGCCCGAGGTACTCGAAGGCAGGCCGCCGACGGTCGAGTCGGACGTCTACAGTCTCGGGTCCACGCTGTTCTGCGCGCTGACCGGTCACGCCGCGTACGAGCGCCGCAGCGGCGAACAGGTAGTCGGTCAGTTCCTGCGGATTTCCACACAGGCCGTCCCCGATCTGCGGGACGCCGGAATCCCCGGCGACGTGTGCAGTGCCGTCGAACATGCCATGTCTCGCGCGGTCGAGGACAGGCCGGGCGGTGCCGCGGACTTCGGCAACGAGCTTCGCGCGGTGGAGCGACGCAACGGACTGACCGTCGACGACATGTACATCCCGATTCGGCGGGCACCCGAGCAGTCCACCGACATCGCCGGCGAATCCACCCGGTCCCGCGGCACCGGGCTCCCGTACAACGTGCGGACGCCGCCGACTCCGCCCGCGCCGGTGACGAAGTTCCGCCCACCCACCACCACCCGGCGGCTCGTGCCACGGCGGCGGCTGATCACCGCCCTCCGGGCGGGCCGCGACCGAAGGTTGACCCTCGTCCACGCGCCGGCCGGGTTCGGCAAGAGCAGTCTGGTGGCCCAGTGGCGCGACGACCTGGTCGAGGCCGGAACCGCGGTCGCATGGCTCACCGTCGATCGGGACGACAACCATCTGGTGTGGTTTCTCTCCCATCTGGTCGAGGCGATCCGGCGGGTCCGCCCCGAGGTCGTCGGCGAACTCGGTCAAGCCCTCGAGGAACACGGGGGCACGGTGGAGCGCTTCGTTCTCACCTCGCTGATCAACCGGCTTCACGACAGCGGGGAAGCCCTGGTCGTCGTGATCGACGACTGGCATCGGATCACCGATGCCGGACCGGTCGACGCGATGACATTCCTCCTGGACAACGGATGCCACCACCTGAAGATCGTCGTGGCGAGCCGGAGCCGGGCGGGGTTGCCGCTGAGCCGGATGCGGGTGCTCGACGAACTGAACGAAATAGACTCCGGCGAACTGGCTTTCGATTTCGACGAATCGCAGAACTTCCTGTCGGACCGAGTTCGGGTGCCCCTGGACGACACCGACGTCGAACAACTCCGGGACTCGACGGACGGCTGGATCGCGGCGCTGCAGTTGGCGTCGCTGTCGTTGCGGGAAGCGGGAAGTCCGGAGAATCTCATCGAGCAACTCCGGGCGGGTACCGACGCCATCGGTGAGTATCTGGCCGAGAACGTGCTCGACGCCCTCGAACCCGACATGCTCGATTTCATGCTCGCCACGTCGGTCCCCGGCAAGGTGTGCGGTGACCTGGCGTCGGCGCTGGCAGGGGTGCCGGACGGGCAGGCGAAACTCGAGCAGGTCGCCGCGCGCGATCTGTTCCTCGGCCGGACGGGCGACGACCGGCAGTGGTACCGCTACCACCACCTGTTCGCTCAGATCCTCCACCAGCGCCTCGAACGGGACCACCCCGGACGCATCACGGACCTGCACCGCAGGGCGCACGACTGGTTCCGGGAGCGGCACCTGCTCCGCGAGGCCGTCGATCACATCCTCGCCGCCGGTGAACCGCAGCGAGCGGTGGAACTGCTCGAGGAGGACGACCTCTACCTCCTCGACAGGTCCCAGATGTCGACGTTGCTCTGCCTGATCGCGAAGCTGCCTGCCGAGTTGGTGGCCTCGCGCCCCCGGCTGCAGCTCACCATCGGGTGGGCGAACTGCGAACTGCAGCGTCTCGAACTCGCGCAGGCCGCGCGCACCCGCGCGCTCGAACAACTCGACGCCGGGGAGATGCCGGAACGCCGCGCCGCAGAGCTCCGGGTGGAAGCCGATGTCCTGCAAGGCGACATCGAGGCGACCGCCGACCGCATCGAGGGGGTGCGCGATCTCGTCGCCGAATGCCTCGCGCAGCCCGCGGAGTATCACCCGTTCGTGGTGTCGATGGCCGCGCTCATCGAGACGTACGTCGACTGCTACGAATTCCGGTTCGAGGATGCGTACCGGAGGCAGAGCTGGGCCGCCCCGTACCACCGGCAGAACACCGGGCCGTACTCGGTGGCGTACGGATACTGCTTCGCCGGACTCGCGAAGTTCGAGCAGCTCGACCTCGGTGGTGCGATGGAGTTGTACCGCAGGGCGTTCGACTTGGTCCGGGAGGCGGCGAACACGCAGTCGCCGCATGCGCGCCTGACACGCGCGCTGCTCGCCGAAGTTCACTACGAACAGGGCCGGGTCGACGAGGCCGAGGAGTTGCTCAACGAGAGTTTCGACGCGGCCGCGCTCGGCGGCGCAGCGGATTTCATGATCCGGCACTACTGCCTCGGAGCACGCATCATGGCCGTGCGCGGCGATCGCGAGGCCGCGGCCCGCCGACTCGACGAGGGTGCGCGGACGGCCGAGACGTTCTCCCTGCCACGGCTGCGCGCCGCGGTCGACGCCGAGCGGGTGCGGATCGGGTTGCCTCCGGGGCCGGGGTTCGTCGCAGTCACCCACGAGACCCGGCGAACCCCCGCCGACGGAATCGGACTGGCGACAGCGCAACTCGAGGAGGAGTCGGCCATCAGGTTGCTCGAGGCGCAGGGTGATCCGGGTGCGGCGGAGCGGGCGTGCGAGTGGGCGAACGACTGGGTGCGGGAACTCGACGGCACCGGACGGCATCGGGCCAGGCTGCAGGCGGTCCGATTGCTGGTCGCGTGCCTGTGGGCGGCGGGACGCGTCGAGGAGGCGCAGGCGGCTCTACTGCCCGCGGCGGTCGACTGCGCCCGGCACGACCTGATCCGGTTCCTCCCCGACGGTGGCCCGAACGTCGTCGCGGCGCTGTCGGCCCTGACCCGGAACGATCACCCGGGCCTGCCGCGGGCGTTCACCGAAGCAGTGCTCGCAGCTGCGAACCGGCCTCCGGCGAGCAGAGGCGCCACGGCCCCAGCAGCGTCTCGAAGTGGGCGCGGGTGA
- a CDS encoding IclR family transcriptional regulator, which produces MSVDDVDRLEGQDADAKPSPSVLLNGLRVLESFSIAEPVLGVTEIARKVDLHKSSVSRMLATLEKAGYVERDEGTGRYRLGLGLIALAGPLLANLDVRRVALPELEGLTRRTEETSALMVWNGHESVVVEQVPSPKQVKHTAAVGTRYDTYASSSIQVFLSEMPRAEIERLFDRRLLVGPEEQDSRKEYFDELNDTHDRGYAVNDGRTSIEEVGISAPVRDHRGVLVAAVMLSAPRFRVPESMLEALGRSVAESARRVSARLGAPAAARD; this is translated from the coding sequence ATGAGTGTGGACGACGTCGATCGACTCGAAGGCCAGGACGCCGACGCGAAGCCGTCGCCGTCGGTCCTGCTCAACGGTCTCCGCGTGCTCGAATCCTTCTCGATCGCCGAACCGGTCCTCGGTGTCACCGAGATCGCGCGCAAAGTCGACCTGCACAAGAGCAGCGTCTCCCGCATGCTCGCGACCCTGGAGAAGGCCGGCTACGTCGAACGGGACGAGGGCACCGGCCGCTACCGTCTCGGCCTCGGACTGATTGCCCTGGCCGGCCCGTTGCTGGCCAATCTGGACGTGCGCCGGGTCGCGCTCCCCGAACTGGAAGGCCTGACGCGCCGCACCGAGGAGACCAGTGCGCTGATGGTGTGGAACGGCCACGAATCCGTCGTCGTCGAACAGGTTCCGAGTCCCAAGCAGGTCAAGCACACCGCCGCGGTGGGCACCCGCTACGACACGTACGCGAGTTCGTCCATCCAGGTGTTCCTGTCCGAGATGCCGCGGGCGGAGATCGAGCGGCTCTTCGACCGCCGCCTGCTCGTCGGACCCGAGGAGCAGGATTCGCGGAAGGAGTATTTCGACGAGTTGAACGACACCCACGACCGCGGATACGCCGTCAACGACGGCCGGACGTCGATCGAGGAGGTCGGCATCTCGGCGCCGGTCCGCGATCATCGCGGTGTCCTGGTAGCGGCCGTGATGCTGTCCGCGCCCCGGTTCCGGGTCCCCGAATCCATGCTGGAGGCGCTCGGGCGAAGCGTCGCGGAATCCGCGAGGCGCGTGTCGGCCCGGCTGGGGGCCCCCGCCGCGGCCCGCGACTGA
- a CDS encoding M24 family metallopeptidase, translating to MNLERIKSIPNGEKVVPTFSPVEMDRRLVALRKHMADNGFDAAVFTSYHNVNYYSDFLYTAFGRPYALVVTQDSSTTVSANIDAGMPWRRSFGENVVYTDWQRDNFEYTVQQVLAKQGISRGVLGVEDDHLTPDVRARISAVLPGMTFADIARATMRQRMVKSAEEIELIKHGARIGDLGGEAIRAAITEGVPEYEVAIAGSNAMIREIAATFPHAELRDTWVWFQSGINTDGAHNWATSRRVERGDILSLNCFPMIAGYYTALERTLFFGEPSAEHLRLWEVNVTVHRRGLELIKPGAVCKDIAAELNEIYEAEGLLPNRTFGYGHSFGVLSHYYGREAGLELREDIDTVLEPGMVVSMEPMIMVPEGMPGAGGYREHDILVLGENGAENITKFPFGPEHNILGV from the coding sequence ATGAACCTGGAGCGCATCAAGAGCATCCCCAACGGCGAGAAGGTCGTTCCCACCTTCTCCCCGGTGGAAATGGACCGCAGGCTCGTCGCGCTGCGTAAGCACATGGCCGACAACGGGTTCGATGCCGCGGTGTTCACCAGTTACCACAACGTCAACTACTACTCGGACTTCCTCTACACGGCGTTCGGGCGGCCGTACGCGCTCGTCGTCACCCAGGACAGCTCGACCACCGTGTCCGCCAACATCGACGCCGGGATGCCGTGGCGGCGGTCGTTCGGCGAGAACGTCGTCTACACGGATTGGCAGCGGGACAACTTCGAGTACACGGTGCAGCAGGTGCTGGCGAAGCAGGGCATTTCCCGCGGCGTCCTCGGGGTCGAGGACGACCACCTCACCCCCGACGTCCGGGCCCGGATCTCCGCGGTCCTGCCGGGGATGACGTTCGCCGACATCGCGAGGGCCACGATGCGCCAGCGCATGGTGAAGTCGGCGGAGGAGATCGAGCTGATCAAGCACGGCGCCCGGATCGGTGACCTGGGCGGCGAGGCGATCCGGGCGGCGATCACCGAGGGCGTGCCCGAGTACGAGGTGGCGATCGCCGGGTCGAACGCGATGATCCGCGAGATCGCCGCCACGTTCCCGCACGCGGAACTGCGCGACACCTGGGTGTGGTTCCAATCGGGCATCAACACCGACGGTGCCCACAACTGGGCCACCAGCCGCCGGGTGGAGCGCGGAGACATCCTGTCGCTGAACTGTTTCCCGATGATCGCGGGCTACTACACCGCTCTCGAGCGCACCCTCTTCTTCGGCGAGCCGTCGGCCGAGCACCTCCGGCTGTGGGAGGTCAATGTCACGGTGCACCGCCGCGGCCTCGAACTGATCAAGCCGGGCGCGGTGTGCAAGGACATCGCGGCCGAGCTGAACGAGATCTACGAGGCGGAGGGACTGCTGCCGAATCGCACGTTCGGGTACGGGCACTCGTTCGGTGTGCTCTCGCACTACTACGGGCGCGAGGCCGGACTCGAGCTGCGCGAGGACATCGACACGGTCCTCGAGCCCGGCATGGTGGTGTCGATGGAACCGATGATCATGGTTCCCGAGGGAATGCCGGGTGCCGGCGGCTACCGCGAGCACGACATCCTCGTGCTCGGGGAGAACGGTGCCGAGAACATCACCAAGTTCCCGTTCGGGCCCGAACACAACATCCTCGGCGTCTGA
- a CDS encoding MFS transporter: MAQNLNSPSAPQRTDEDGVVNPAPGVLRRVITASFIGNFVEWFDYAVYGYLATVIATVFFPETEPTTALLATFAVFAISFVIRPIGGLVWGHFGDKIGRRTALSLSILIMSASTFCIGLIPGFHQIGYFAPVLLLLVRMVQGFSAAGEYAGASAFLAEYAPDRKRGLFTSVVPASTAAGLLFGSLIAALLTAVLSTEQLEGWGWRLPFLLAAPMGLIGRYIRLKLEDTPRFREMEQNVESNAPLSILFTHHRRAILIAFGVTCLNAVGFYLILSYMPTYLSEVLHVGHTASFVAASIALACYIFFIFGMGALSDRFGRKRVLIAASVCFAVFTVPLFAALGAVGIAGMVLIQIVLCAFLTMNDGTLPTFLSEIFPTQVRYSGFAFSFNTANALFGGTAPFVATLLIEVTGSPLAPAWYLVAAAVVAMGSMLMARETSRRPLADA; encoded by the coding sequence ATGGCCCAAAACCTCAATTCACCCTCAGCCCCGCAGCGGACGGACGAGGATGGCGTGGTGAATCCCGCGCCCGGTGTCCTCCGGAGGGTCATCACGGCGAGCTTCATCGGCAACTTCGTCGAATGGTTCGACTACGCCGTATACGGTTATCTCGCAACGGTTATCGCGACCGTGTTCTTTCCCGAGACGGAGCCAACGACGGCCCTTCTGGCCACGTTCGCCGTCTTCGCCATCTCGTTCGTCATCCGGCCGATCGGTGGCCTCGTCTGGGGTCATTTCGGCGACAAGATCGGACGGCGCACGGCGCTGTCGCTGTCTATCCTCATCATGTCGGCGTCGACGTTCTGCATCGGCCTGATTCCCGGGTTCCACCAGATCGGGTACTTCGCGCCGGTCCTGTTGCTGCTCGTGCGGATGGTGCAGGGATTCTCCGCGGCCGGTGAGTACGCGGGCGCGTCGGCGTTCCTCGCCGAATACGCCCCGGACCGCAAGCGCGGACTGTTCACCAGCGTGGTGCCCGCGTCCACGGCCGCCGGACTTCTGTTCGGTTCGTTGATCGCGGCACTGCTCACGGCAGTGCTGTCGACGGAACAGCTCGAGGGCTGGGGCTGGCGGCTGCCGTTCCTGCTCGCGGCGCCGATGGGTCTGATCGGCCGCTACATCCGGTTGAAGCTCGAGGACACCCCGAGGTTCCGGGAGATGGAACAGAATGTGGAGTCCAACGCCCCGCTGTCGATCCTGTTCACCCACCATCGGCGCGCGATCCTCATCGCATTCGGGGTCACCTGCCTCAACGCGGTCGGCTTCTACCTGATCCTCAGCTACATGCCGACGTACCTGTCGGAGGTGTTGCACGTCGGCCACACCGCCTCGTTCGTCGCCGCGTCGATCGCGCTCGCCTGCTACATCTTCTTCATCTTCGGGATGGGTGCGCTCTCGGATCGGTTCGGCCGCAAGCGCGTTCTCATCGCCGCGTCGGTCTGCTTCGCAGTGTTCACGGTCCCGCTGTTTGCCGCGCTCGGCGCCGTCGGAATCGCCGGGATGGTCCTCATCCAGATCGTGCTGTGCGCGTTCCTCACGATGAACGACGGCACACTCCCGACCTTCCTGTCCGAGATCTTCCCGACCCAGGTCCGCTACAGCGGCTTCGCATTCAGCTTCAACACCGCAAACGCGCTGTTCGGCGGGACGGCTCCGTTCGTCGCCACCCTGTTGATCGAGGTCACCGGCAGCCCACTCGCCCCCGCCTGGTACCTCGTCGCCGCCGCGGTCGTCGCGATGGGCTCGATGCTCATGGCCCGCGAAACCTCCCGTCGGCCCCTCGCCGACGCCTGA